In Balearica regulorum gibbericeps isolate bBalReg1 chromosome 32, bBalReg1.pri, whole genome shotgun sequence, a single genomic region encodes these proteins:
- the LOC142598960 gene encoding class I histocompatibility antigen, F10 alpha chain-like isoform X1 — translation MGPGRALGLGLLLGVLGGAASELHSLRYFHIGVSEPSPGVPQFVSVGYVDGNLISRYDSETGRAVPGADWMRDNLDQQYWDEVTQTEQNNQQVNRISLKAVRGRYNQSERAHTLQNMVGCELLEDGGTRGYWQIAYDGRDFIAFDMDTMTFTAADAAAQITKRNWEADGSVTEKWKHYLQNTCVKWLRKYVSYGQAVLERKERPTVRVSGKETPGILTLHCRAYGFYPRPITVSWLKDGEVRDHETERGSIAPNSDGTYYTWASIAARPEEKDKYRCRVEHASLPEPGLFAWEPESNLLAIVLGVIAAMLAVIAIIAGVVIWKHRSGKKGHGMASSTDRGSGSSAQVMNA, via the exons AGCTCCACTCCCTGCGCTATTTCCACATCGGGGTGTCAGAGCCCAGCCCGGGGGTGCCCCAGTTCGTGTCCGTGGGGTACGTGGACGGGAACCTCATTTCACGCTACGACAGCGAGACGGGGAGGGCGGTGCCCGGGGCGGACTGGATGAGGGACAACCTGGATCAGCAGTACTGGGACGAGGTGACCCAGACGGAACAGAACAATCAGCAGGTTAACCGCATCAGTCTGAAGGCAGTGCGGGGCCGCTACAACCAGAGCGAGA GGGCTCACACGCTGCAGAACATGGTCGGCTGTGAGCTCCTGGAGGATGGTGGCACCAGGGGGTATTGGCAGATCGCCTACGACGGGAGGGACTTCATCGCGTTCGACATGGACACCATGACGTTCACCGCAGCGGACGCAGCAGCACAAATCACCAAGAGGAACTGGGAGGCGGACGGGAGTGTCACTGAGAAATGGAAGCACTACCTGCAGAACACCTGTGTCAAGTGGCTGAGGAAATACGTGAGCTACGGGCAGGCCGTGCTGGAGAGGAAAG AGCGCCCCACGGTCCGAGTGTCGGGGAAGGAGACCCCCGGGATCCTGACCTTGCACTGCCGCGCTTACGGCTTCTACCCGCGGCCCATCACCGTGAGCTGGCTGAAGGACGGCGAGGTCAGGGACCACGAGACCGAGCGGGGCAGCATCGCGCCCAACAGCGACGGCACCTACTACACCTGGGCCTCCATCGCGGCCCGCCCGGAGGAGAAGGACAAGTACCGGTGCCGCGTGGAGCACGCCAGCCTGCCCGAGCCCGGGCTCTTTGCGTGGG AGCCGGAGTCCAACCTGTTGGCCATCGTGTTGGGTGTGATTGctgccatgctggctgtcatcGCCATCATCGCCGGAGTCGTCATTTGGAAGCACAGATCAG ggAAGAAGGGCCACGGCATGGCGTCAA GCACGGACAGGGGCTCTGGCAGCTCGGCCCAAG TGATGAACGCCTAA
- the LOC142598960 gene encoding class I histocompatibility antigen, F10 alpha chain-like isoform X2 translates to MGPGRALGLGLLLGVLGGAASELHSLRYFHIGVSEPSPGVPQFVSVGYVDGNLISRYDSETGRAVPGADWMRDNLDQQYWDEVTQTEQNNQQVNRISLKAVRGRYNQSERAHTLQNMVGCELLEDGGTRGYWQIAYDGRDFIAFDMDTMTFTAADAAAQITKRNWEADGSVTEKWKHYLQNTCVKWLRKYVSYGQAVLERKERPTVRVSGKETPGILTLHCRAYGFYPRPITVSWLKDGEVRDHETERGSIAPNSDGTYYTWASIAARPEEKDKYRCRVEHASLPEPGLFAWEPESNLLAIVLGVIAAMLAVIAIIAGVVIWKHRSGKKGHGMASSTDRGSGSSAQVMNA, encoded by the exons AGCTCCACTCCCTGCGCTATTTCCACATCGGGGTGTCAGAGCCCAGCCCGGGGGTGCCCCAGTTCGTGTCCGTGGGGTACGTGGACGGGAACCTCATTTCACGCTACGACAGCGAGACGGGGAGGGCGGTGCCCGGGGCGGACTGGATGAGGGACAACCTGGATCAGCAGTACTGGGACGAGGTGACCCAGACGGAACAGAACAATCAGCAGGTTAACCGCATCAGTCTGAAGGCAGTGCGGGGCCGCTACAACCAGAGCGAGA GGGCTCACACGCTGCAGAACATGGTCGGCTGTGAGCTCCTGGAGGATGGTGGCACCAGGGGGTATTGGCAGATCGCCTACGACGGGAGGGACTTCATCGCGTTCGACATGGACACCATGACGTTCACCGCAGCGGACGCAGCAGCACAAATCACCAAGAGGAACTGGGAGGCGGACGGGAGTGTCACTGAGAAATGGAAGCACTACCTGCAGAACACCTGTGTCAAGTGGCTGAGGAAATACGTGAGCTACGGGCAGGCCGTGCTGGAGAGGAAAG AGCGCCCCACGGTCCGAGTGTCGGGGAAGGAGACCCCCGGGATCCTGACCTTGCACTGCCGCGCTTACGGCTTCTACCCGCGGCCCATCACCGTGAGCTGGCTGAAGGACGGCGAGGTCAGGGACCACGAGACCGAGCGGGGCAGCATCGCGCCCAACAGCGACGGCACCTACTACACCTGGGCCTCCATCGCGGCCCGCCCGGAGGAGAAGGACAAGTACCGGTGCCGCGTGGAGCACGCCAGCCTGCCCGAGCCCGGGCTCTTTGCGTGGG AGCCGGAGTCCAACCTGTTGGCCATCGTGTTGGGTGTGATTGctgccatgctggctgtcatcGCCATCATCGCCGGAGTCGTCATTTGGAAGCACAGATCAG ggAAGAAGGGCCACGGCATGGCGTCAA GCACGGACAGGGGCTCTGGCAGCTCGGCCCAAG